One genomic segment of Lampris incognitus isolate fLamInc1 chromosome 2, fLamInc1.hap2, whole genome shotgun sequence includes these proteins:
- the LOC130107820 gene encoding N-acylethanolamine-hydrolyzing acid amidase-like codes for MMLSPLILLSLTLSCCCGRNLPPPVVNISLDDNPEMRWAPLLKVYDIDYLKKAAAEVIDTTVPKWVHQAFAPVVVALEKYIPQPYAGEIRGMASHLGARLSDIIMLNFAYEISAFCTSIIAQDTNGHVYHGRNLDYPHDVLRNLTVNVNFLKNGEVVYCGTSFAGYVGLWTGQSPNKFTISGDQRGKEHWWEWWKNVVSAFLLRRSPVSWLVRETLEGAENFQDAVMRLSKIPIITGVYYIVAGVRAGEGAVITRDRKGPADIWPLEPLDGGWYRVETNFDHWLPPPARDHRRDTANKALNATGQAHINIDSLYQVLSLYPVCNRITVYTTIMSAATPEKYKTVVRTQGCHNTD; via the exons ATGATGTTGTCTCCGCTGATCCTGTTAAGTCTGACCCTGTCCTGCTGCTGCGGGAGGAATCTCCCTCCACCTGTCGTCAACATTAGCTTGGACGATAACCCCGAAATGCGATGGGCGCCCCTATTGAAAGTGTATGACATAGACTACTTGAAGAAAGCTGCCGCTGAAGTCATTGA TACCACAGTCCCAAAATGGGTGCATCAAGCTTTTGCCCCTGTTGTGGTGGCCTTGGAAAAGTACATACCTCAACCCTATGCTGGGGAAATACGTGGCATGGCTTCACACTTGGGAGCGCGCCTATCAGATATCATCATGCTCAACTTTGCCTATGAAATATCTGC GTTTTGCACCAGCATTATAGCTCAGGACACAAATGGACATGTGTACCACGGCAGGAATCTTGATTACCCACATGATGTTCTGAGGAATCTGACTGTCAATGTAAACTTTCTCAAGAATGGGGAG GTGGTTTATTGTGGGACATCTTTTGCCGGCTATGTCGGCCTGTGGACAGGACAGAGTCCTAACAAGTTCACCATCTCCGGGGACCAGCGTG GAAAGGAACACTGGTGGGAGTGGTGGAAGAATGTGGTGTCGGCTTTTCTGTTGAGGAGATCTCCAGTCAGCTGGTTGGTGAGGGAG ACCTTGGAGGGAGCAGAAAACTTTCAGGATGCAGTGATGAGGCTTTCCAAAATCCCCATCATTACAGGAGTGTATTATATTGTGGCTGGTGTGAGGGCGGGCGAAGGGGCTGTGATCACCAGAGACCGAAAGGGACCCGCTGATATCTGGCCACTGGAACCTCTGGATGGAGG ATGGTACAGAGTAGAGACAAACTTTGACCACTGGCTTCCGCCCCCCGCCAGGGATCATCGCAG gGATACAGCCAACAAAGCATTAAATGCTACGGGCCAAGCTCACATCAACATCGATTCACTTTATCAG GTTTTGTCGCTGTATCCGGTGTGCAATAG AATTACTGTTTACACAACAATAATGAGTGCAGCAACACCTGAGAAATACAAAACCGTTGTTAGGACACAG ggcTGCCATAACACTGACTGA
- the bhlhe40 gene encoding class E basic helix-loop-helix protein 40, with protein sequence MKTITSAQPPPCMSDPSSLDITDMQGMGFPLYVYKPRRGMKRGDDSKETYKLPHRLIEKKRRDRINECIAQLKDLLPEHLKLTTLGHLEKAVVLELTLKHVKSLSALLEQQQQQIIALQNGDQGDDSTESSEDMFRSGFHLCASNIVQYLASQENSRYLSPSHVINHIQKITADVLQHPVSPRPENPIYKAPEKLDRPAEQPPRASEGHAKNCVPVIQRTHPHGTGEQSGSDTDTDSGYGGEHEKRDPKAYRSGSHTKEDELKYIMSDRMAGAIKQEGNEPKAKKSRFDSTEDETLPRQLAGSSGSYMSFSPSQPPFCMPFYLIPPTAATAAAYLPMLEKCWYPGGMPVLYPNMSASAAGLQPETLPPSLMMSPRAGSPVPHQTPMDSPALLHALKQVPPINLETKD encoded by the exons ATGAAGACGATCACCAGTGCGCAACCGCCTCCTTGCATGTCAGACCCGTCATCTTTGGATATAACAGATATGCAAGG AATGGGTTTTCCATTGTACGTGTACAAACCCAGGAGGGGCATGAAGCGTGGAGATGACAGTAAA GAGACATACAAGTTGCCGCACCGACTGATTGAAAAGAAAAGGCGTGACAGAATCAACGAATGCATTGCCCAGCTGAAGGACTTGTTGCCAGAACATCTTAAGCTTACA ACGCTGGGTCATTTGGAGAAAGCTGTGGTGTTGGAACTCACTCTCAAGCATGTGAAATCCTTAAGTGCACTCctggaacagcagcagcagcaaattaTTGCACTGCAGAATG GTGACCAGggtgatgacagcacagaaagCAGTGAAGACATGTTCCGCTCTGGCTTCCACTTATGTGCAAGTAACATCGTCCAGTACTTGGCCAGCCAGGAGAACAGCAGGTATCTGAGCCCTTCCCATGTCATAAACCATATCCAAAAGATCACAGCTGACGTTCTGCAGCATCCAGTCAGTCCGCGCCCAGAGAATCCCATCTACAAAGCTCCCGAGAAGCTGGACAGACCTGCGGAGCAACCGCCCAGAGCATCCGAAGGCCACGCAAAGAACTGCGTTCCTGTTATTCAAAGGACTCATCCCCATGGAACAGGGGAGCAGAGTGGCAGtgacacagacactgacagtgGTTATGGGGGGGAGCATGAAAAGCGGGACCCCAAAGCATACAGGTCGGGATCCCACACCAAGGAAGATGAGCTGAAGTATATCATGTCAGACAGGATGGCTGGTGCCATCAAGCAGGAGGGCAATGAGCCAAAAGCCAAAAAGTCCAGATTTGATTCTACTGAGGATGAGACTCTCCCCAGGCAACTGGCAGGAAGTTCTGGCAGCTACATGAGTTTCTCCCCAAGCCAACCCCCATTCTGCATGCCCTTTTACCTCATCCCCcctacagcagcaacagcagctgcATATCTGCCCATGCTGGAGAAATGCTGGTATCCCGGTGGCATGCCTGTATTGTACCCGAACATGAGTGCCTCTGCTGCTGGCTTGCAGCCAGAGACGCTCCCCCCATCTCTGATGATGTCCCCAAGGGCCGGTTCCCCAGTGCCCCACCAGACTCCCATGGACTCCCCTGCTCTTCTCCATGCTTTAAAGCAGGTTCCCCCAATTAACTTGGAAACCAAAGACTAA